A single Fibrobacter sp. DNA region contains:
- a CDS encoding valine--tRNA ligase: protein AYWTENKMFHADDNSSKPAYSIVIPPPNVTGVLHMGHALNNTIQDVLIRYKKMTGHEVLWMPGTDHAGIATQNVVERKLAKEQKKTRHDLGREAFIEEVWKWKEVHQNTIINQLKKLGSSCDWDRERFTMDEGLSRAVRRVFVQLYNEGLIYKGKYIINWCPRCQTALSDEEAEHKELAGKLYYFRYPYADGSGFVTVATTRPETMLGDTAVAVNPKDPRYAGKHGKAITLPLVNREIPIITDDFVDMEFGTGAVKVTPAHDPNDFQMGKRHNLEPIAVMDESGHMNGPIPEKYIGKDRFTVRKEVVEDLTALGLVEKIEEHTHAVGHCYRCHTVVEPFYSDQWFVKMKPLAEEALKAAIDNKITFYPVRWKKTYIEWMENIRDWCISRQIWWGHRIPVWYCENGHIIVREETPEKCPECGSLNLRQEEDVLDTWFSSWLWPFSTMGWPEDTKLLKKFYPTDALVTAPEILFFWVARMIMSGLHFTGKLPFRDIILHGTVRDKTGRKMSKSLGNSIDPLEIIPVYGADALRFSMIMITAQGADVYLGKDTFDIGRNFANKLWNASRFLLSNIKEKIEISSLPPVDRLKAEDKWILSKLQKTVESINDALSSYRFNEACHTLYDFTWHEFCDWYIEAKKGDLYQNEDPLRRSDAITLSSFVLASILKLLHPIMPFITEEIWSNLRLKVSFPSVIDSESIMNSSYPTVNKELIDEQAEKRFNILKEIITALRTIRAENNIPPDKQGTAVVIPENREFCDWMISQIPLINLFARLSSATVDTEAKKPSFAGSAVVFGNQVFLLLEGLIDRKVEMERLTKEVNRIRGLIENTKNRLENESFVSRAPADVIAKEREKYQGLLANLEKLEKNLAVLSSGA from the coding sequence ATAAAAAGATGACTGGACATGAGGTGTTATGGATGCCTGGAACAGACCATGCGGGTATCGCCACCCAGAATGTTGTTGAACGTAAACTGGCCAAAGAGCAGAAAAAGACCCGTCACGACCTGGGAAGAGAGGCTTTCATAGAGGAAGTGTGGAAATGGAAGGAAGTTCATCAGAACACAATTATCAATCAGCTTAAGAAACTGGGAAGTTCCTGTGACTGGGACCGTGAGCGCTTTACAATGGATGAGGGCCTTTCAAGAGCAGTGCGCAGGGTCTTCGTTCAGCTTTACAATGAAGGATTGATCTACAAGGGAAAGTACATTATCAACTGGTGTCCCAGATGCCAGACAGCGCTTTCAGATGAAGAAGCGGAGCACAAGGAACTTGCAGGCAAGCTCTATTATTTCCGTTATCCATACGCGGATGGTTCGGGTTTTGTTACAGTTGCAACAACCCGTCCGGAAACAATGCTGGGTGATACTGCTGTGGCAGTTAACCCGAAGGATCCGCGCTATGCAGGGAAACATGGAAAAGCGATCACGCTTCCTCTTGTCAATAGAGAGATCCCGATAATAACCGATGATTTCGTTGATATGGAGTTCGGAACAGGAGCGGTCAAGGTCACTCCTGCACACGACCCCAATGATTTTCAGATGGGAAAAAGGCATAATCTCGAGCCAATTGCTGTAATGGATGAATCGGGGCACATGAACGGTCCAATTCCAGAGAAGTACATTGGTAAAGACCGTTTTACGGTAAGAAAAGAAGTGGTGGAAGATCTCACAGCTCTTGGTCTTGTGGAGAAAATAGAAGAACACACTCACGCAGTAGGTCATTGCTACAGATGCCATACAGTTGTGGAGCCTTTCTATTCTGATCAGTGGTTTGTAAAGATGAAACCGCTTGCCGAAGAAGCTCTCAAGGCAGCTATTGACAATAAGATAACGTTCTATCCGGTTCGCTGGAAAAAGACATATATAGAATGGATGGAGAATATTCGTGACTGGTGCATTTCCCGTCAGATCTGGTGGGGTCATCGTATTCCTGTATGGTACTGCGAAAACGGCCATATAATAGTAAGGGAAGAGACCCCTGAGAAATGCCCGGAATGCGGATCTCTCAATCTCAGACAGGAAGAGGATGTACTTGACACCTGGTTTTCATCCTGGCTGTGGCCCTTTTCAACCATGGGATGGCCTGAGGATACAAAACTTCTCAAGAAGTTTTATCCCACAGATGCGCTTGTCACTGCTCCGGAAATCCTATTCTTCTGGGTTGCAAGGATGATAATGTCCGGGCTCCATTTTACAGGTAAACTTCCCTTCAGGGACATAATTCTTCATGGAACTGTGCGTGATAAAACCGGACGAAAGATGAGCAAATCACTGGGAAACTCTATTGATCCTCTGGAGATCATTCCGGTTTATGGCGCTGATGCGCTGAGGTTCTCCATGATCATGATCACTGCCCAGGGTGCAGATGTCTATCTGGGCAAAGATACTTTTGATATCGGACGTAACTTTGCAAATAAACTCTGGAATGCCTCACGTTTTCTTCTGAGCAATATCAAGGAGAAAATCGAGATCAGCAGTCTCCCGCCTGTTGATCGTCTCAAAGCGGAAGACAAGTGGATCCTCAGTAAACTTCAAAAAACAGTTGAAAGCATTAATGATGCTCTCTCCTCCTATCGCTTCAATGAGGCCTGTCATACGCTCTATGATTTTACATGGCATGAGTTCTGCGACTGGTACATCGAGGCAAAAAAGGGAGACCTCTATCAGAATGAAGATCCGCTAAGGCGCTCAGATGCTATTACGCTGTCATCTTTTGTGCTTGCTTCCATTCTGAAGCTTTTACATCCGATCATGCCGTTTATAACCGAGGAAATATGGTCCAATTTAAGGCTGAAGGTCTCTTTCCCATCAGTAATCGATTCGGAATCGATCATGAATTCTTCTTATCCCACTGTCAATAAAGAGCTGATCGATGAGCAGGCGGAAAAGAGGTTCAATATCCTGAAGGAAATAATCACAGCTTTGCGTACTATCAGAGCAGAAAACAATATTCCTCCAGATAAGCAAGGTACCGCTGTTGTGATCCCTGAAAACAGAGAATTTTGCGACTGGATGATTTCGCAGATCCCGCTTATTAATCTCTTTGCAAGGCTTTCATCTGCAACAGTCGACACAGAGGCAAAAAAGCCCTCTTTTGCGGGATCGGCTGTCGTATTTGGAAATCAGGTCTTTCTTCTCCTTGAGGGCCTGATCGACCGAAAGGTAGAGATGGAACGGTTAACAAAAGAGGTTAACCGCATCCGTGGTCTCATTGAAAACACAAAGAATCGTCTGGAAAATGAAAGCTTCGTCTCCAGGGCTCCAGCGGATGTGATAGCAAAGGAAAGGGAAAAATATCAGGGTCTGCTTGCCAATCTGGAAAAGCTGGAGAAAAACCTGGCTGTGCTCTCATCAGGGGCATGA
- the trpC gene encoding indole-3-glycerol phosphate synthase TrpC, giving the protein MLQKIIERKKLEVKELRQRKLSASFPEFTPRNFARVLSEAPSMGIVAEVKKASPSKGIIRPDFDPLIIAERYFKGGAHAVSVLTDEQFFQGSIEYLSIVRDAVPIPVLRKDFLIDIVQIEQTARTGADALLLIAAALDDFQLKDLYQAALSFRIDPLIEVHSSVELERVLRLDPIMIGINNRDLNTFQTDLSTTLSLIKQIPPSTLVVSESGIENGTQARMMRDAGVKALLVGESLMRKDDPSGLIKELSLVEENV; this is encoded by the coding sequence ATTCTACAGAAGATCATCGAGCGGAAAAAACTCGAGGTGAAAGAACTAAGGCAAAGGAAACTTTCAGCATCTTTTCCCGAGTTCACTCCAAGAAATTTCGCCAGGGTTCTTTCCGAAGCGCCATCGATGGGGATTGTTGCGGAAGTAAAGAAGGCCTCACCATCTAAAGGAATTATCCGTCCTGATTTCGATCCTCTGATCATCGCAGAACGCTACTTTAAAGGCGGAGCACACGCTGTTTCTGTTCTTACAGATGAGCAATTTTTTCAGGGGTCAATTGAATACCTGTCAATTGTCCGCGATGCTGTTCCGATTCCTGTTCTGAGGAAAGATTTTCTGATAGACATAGTGCAAATTGAACAGACCGCCCGAACAGGTGCCGATGCTCTGCTTCTGATCGCAGCGGCACTTGATGATTTCCAGTTGAAAGATCTTTACCAGGCCGCTCTCTCTTTCAGGATAGATCCTCTCATAGAGGTACATTCTTCTGTTGAACTGGAACGGGTACTTAGGCTTGACCCCATAATGATCGGCATAAATAACCGCGATCTCAATACTTTCCAAACCGATCTTTCAACAACACTTTCTCTGATTAAACAGATTCCTCCATCTACCCTTGTTGTCTCCGAGAGCGGAATTGAAAATGGGACCCAGGCACGGATGATGCGGGATGCCGGAGTAAAGGCACTTCTGGTTGGAGAATCACTGATGAGAAAAGATGATCCATCCGGGCTGATAAAGGAACTCTCTCTTGTAGAGGAGAATGTCTGA
- the trpE gene encoding anthranilate synthase component I: MNLKILSYKEIKEISSDCNVIPVCKPILADIETPVSIWKKLYSSEKHSFLLESVSGGETVARYSFLGGNPFLTFRAKGENWEVSGSRQDSGTGKPIEALRRILSAYKPARIEGMPPFCGGAVGFFSYDSIRLWENIPDKNSKGDPLDDIFFAFYKDLIAFDNREHKLLLISNIILEPGDDLKEEYLQALASIDEMDRRIKTTAVNTDISVGPCRQQTSNFHQQDFEKAVERCKEYIKAGDIFQVVLSQRFSITLEADPFDLYRILRVVNPSPYMYYLSLEGASVIGASPEMLVSVEDGVVENRPIAGTRKRGNSEAEDEELIAQLKADPKEIAEHIMLVDLGRNDVGRVSEYGSVHVEDMMHIEKYSHVMHLVSNVKGKLRKGLDQFDALFSCFPAGTLSGAPKIRAMEIIDELEPVRRGLYGGALGYLDFSGNMDTCIVIRTIVYSKGTALVQAGAGIVADSIPSSEYQETVHKAGALFSALQNASFIASGPPMEQIV; encoded by the coding sequence ATGAATTTGAAAATATTAAGTTACAAAGAGATCAAAGAGATTTCTTCGGATTGCAATGTAATCCCGGTCTGTAAACCAATTCTTGCGGATATAGAAACCCCGGTTTCAATCTGGAAAAAGCTCTATTCCTCTGAAAAGCACTCGTTTTTACTGGAAAGTGTTTCCGGTGGTGAAACTGTGGCCCGGTACTCTTTCCTGGGGGGTAACCCTTTTCTAACTTTCCGGGCAAAAGGAGAGAACTGGGAAGTAAGCGGCTCAAGGCAGGACTCAGGAACAGGAAAACCGATCGAGGCTTTACGCAGAATACTATCTGCCTACAAACCTGCCCGGATCGAGGGAATGCCTCCGTTCTGTGGAGGAGCAGTTGGTTTCTTCTCCTACGATTCTATCCGTCTATGGGAGAATATTCCTGATAAAAATTCCAAGGGAGACCCTCTCGATGATATCTTTTTTGCCTTTTACAAAGATCTGATCGCTTTTGATAACCGGGAGCACAAACTGCTCCTTATCAGCAATATCATCCTCGAACCTGGTGATGATCTGAAAGAAGAATACCTGCAGGCCCTTGCCAGTATCGATGAGATGGATAGAAGAATCAAGACAACTGCGGTAAATACTGATATCAGTGTGGGGCCCTGCCGTCAGCAAACATCCAATTTTCATCAGCAGGATTTTGAAAAAGCGGTAGAGCGTTGTAAAGAATACATAAAAGCCGGCGATATATTTCAGGTGGTTTTGTCTCAGAGATTTTCAATTACTCTTGAAGCTGACCCGTTCGATCTCTACAGGATTCTGCGTGTTGTCAATCCATCTCCTTACATGTACTACCTTTCTCTTGAAGGAGCATCCGTTATCGGTGCATCACCTGAGATGCTTGTCAGTGTCGAAGATGGAGTTGTGGAAAACAGGCCGATTGCAGGAACAAGAAAGAGGGGAAACAGCGAGGCAGAAGATGAAGAGCTCATTGCTCAGCTCAAGGCTGATCCCAAGGAAATCGCCGAACATATTATGCTTGTTGATCTGGGGCGAAATGATGTAGGCAGGGTGAGCGAGTACGGCTCTGTTCATGTTGAAGATATGATGCATATCGAAAAGTATTCCCATGTGATGCATCTGGTCAGCAATGTCAAAGGAAAGCTCCGTAAAGGTCTGGACCAGTTTGATGCTCTTTTTTCCTGTTTTCCGGCAGGAACCCTTTCGGGAGCGCCTAAAATAAGGGCGATGGAAATTATCGATGAACTTGAACCGGTAAGGCGCGGACTCTATGGAGGTGCACTTGGTTATCTTGATTTCAGCGGAAATATGGACACCTGCATAGTAATCCGTACAATAGTTTACAGTAAGGGAACTGCACTGGTGCAGGCTGGAGCAGGAATTGTCGCTGACTCTATCCCCTCCTCTGAATACCAGGAGACTGTACACAAGGCAGGTGCTCTTTTCTCGGCATTGCAAAACGCGAGCTTTATTGCCTCCGGTCCACCAATGGAGCAGATAGTATGA
- a CDS encoding aminodeoxychorismate/anthranilate synthase component II: protein MILMIDNYDSFTYNLVQYLGELYKDEIRVFRNDQITVEEIDAFSSQAIIISPGPCSPKEAGISVDVISALGRKIPLLGVCLGHQSIGFAFGGKVIRSPYLMHGKVSQIHHNGQDIFQNLPVPFTATRYHSLIVERETLPECLQVTAETDDGLIMGLRHREYPVYGVQFHPESILTEGGKTILSNFLRIAGALN from the coding sequence ATGATTCTGATGATAGACAATTACGATTCATTCACATACAATCTGGTACAGTATCTGGGTGAACTTTACAAAGATGAGATTCGTGTTTTCAGAAACGATCAGATAACTGTTGAGGAAATCGATGCATTCTCCAGTCAGGCTATCATTATCTCTCCCGGGCCCTGTTCTCCAAAAGAAGCCGGAATCTCTGTTGATGTAATCAGTGCGCTGGGAAGAAAAATCCCGCTTCTGGGGGTCTGCCTGGGACATCAGTCAATCGGTTTTGCTTTCGGGGGAAAAGTAATCAGGTCTCCTTACCTTATGCATGGAAAGGTATCGCAGATCCATCATAATGGACAGGATATCTTTCAGAATCTGCCTGTACCGTTTACCGCTACACGTTACCACAGTCTGATTGTCGAACGAGAGACACTTCCGGAATGCCTTCAGGTAACCGCTGAAACCGATGATGGTTTAATAATGGGACTCAGGCACAGGGAGTATCCTGTTTACGGGGTGCAATTTCATCCTGAATCTATCCTCACAGAGGGTGGAAAAACAATACTTTCAAATTTCCTTAGAATCGCAGGAGCCTTAAATTGA